One stretch of Streptomyces peucetius DNA includes these proteins:
- a CDS encoding cation transporter, whose translation MASIAVGPSPARRDALARRIRLLVAATITYNVVEAIVAITAGVHASSTALIGFGLDSVVEVSSAAAVAWQFSATDHAAREKTALRIIAVSFFALAAFVTVDSVRALTGTGEADHSVPGIMLAALSLAVMPFLSAAQRKAGRELGSATAVADSKQTLLCTYLSAVLLAGLLANLLLGWSWADPIAALVIAAVAVKEGRDAWLGDTCCGPVPTAPSPSPAAEADTCGCGPGCDCCPVTPPAPSTHPHR comes from the coding sequence ATGGCGTCCATAGCCGTCGGCCCGAGCCCGGCACGCCGCGACGCTCTGGCACGGCGGATACGGCTGCTGGTCGCCGCCACGATCACGTACAACGTCGTCGAGGCGATCGTCGCCATCACCGCCGGAGTCCATGCCTCCTCCACCGCACTGATCGGCTTCGGCCTGGACTCCGTCGTCGAGGTCTCCTCCGCCGCTGCGGTCGCCTGGCAGTTCTCCGCCACCGACCACGCCGCCCGCGAGAAGACCGCCCTGCGGATCATCGCGGTCTCGTTCTTCGCACTCGCCGCCTTCGTCACCGTCGACTCCGTCCGCGCCCTGACCGGCACCGGCGAGGCGGACCACTCCGTCCCCGGCATCATGCTCGCGGCCCTCTCTCTGGCGGTCATGCCCTTCCTGTCGGCCGCCCAGCGCAAGGCCGGCCGTGAGCTCGGCTCCGCCACCGCCGTCGCCGACTCCAAGCAGACCCTCCTGTGCACCTACCTCTCCGCGGTGCTGCTGGCCGGCCTGCTGGCCAACCTGCTGCTCGGCTGGTCCTGGGCGGACCCGATCGCCGCCCTCGTCATCGCCGCCGTCGCCGTCAAGGAAGGCCGGGACGCCTGGCTCGGCGACACCTGCTGCGGCCCCGTCCCGACCGCTCCCTCACCCTCGCCCGCCGCCGAGGCCGACACCTGCGGCTGCGGTCCCGGCTGCGACTGCTGCCCGGTGACGCCACCGGCACCGTCGACGCACCCGCATCGTTGA